A stretch of DNA from Campylobacter gracilis:
CTCCGCTTGAAATCAGCAAGGATGATTTAGTAAATACACTTTCGATTAGCGCGAATATCGCAAATTTAAGTAGTAGTGTCGATAATAAACAGGTACTAAAAAATCTAGAAGCCAATATCAAGCGTGAAATTTTCGGTCAAGACGAGGCGGTTAGCAGCCTTTGCAAGGCGCTTTTGCGCTCTTACGCCGGGCTTGGAGGCGCAAGCTCCCCAATCGGCGTATTTTTGTTCGCAGGTAGTAGCGGCGTGGGCAAAAGTGAGCTAGCCAAGGTCTTAGCCGCGCAGCTTGGAGTACATTTTGAGCGCTACGATATGAGTGAATATATGGAAGCTCACAGCGTCTCGAGGCTCATTGGCGCGCCTCCCGGATACGTGGGCTTTGAAAATGGCGGAATTTTAACGAATAATATCAAAAAGCACCCATATAGCGTCATTTTATTTGATGAGGTAGAAAAAGCTCATCCTAGCATGACGAATATTTTTTTAGGAATTTTCGATAACGCGAGTCTTACCGATAACAACGGCGTTACGACCGATTTTAAAAATACGATCATAATAATGAGCTCGAATTTAGGCACGAAAGAAGCGCCGCAAGTTGGATTTACGAAGGACGAGAGCTACAAAGTAGATAGCGCCATAAAAAGCTTCTTTGCGCCGGAATTTCGTAACCGCATCGATAAAATCATAAATTTTAACCGCTTAAGCGGCGAAATTTTAGAAAAGATCGTGGATAAGACTATCGGCGAGCTGGAGTCGCAGCTAAAAAACGTAAAGATTAGTCTAAACAAGGAAGCAAAAGATTTGATTATCTCGCGCGGCTATTCAGACGAGTTTGGCGCGCGAAATTTAAAGCGCGAGATCAGCTCTCAGATCAGCGATCATATAAGCGGCGAGCTGCTTTTTGGCGCGCTACAAGAGGGCGGCTTAGTTAGCGTGAGCGTAAAAGATGGCGAGCTAAGCTTTAGCTTTGCTTCTACGCCTTTGCCACAGATAGAAAAAAAGCAACCCGCACTAGCTCAAAGCAGTGTCGTTAAATAATGGCTCGGTTTTACGATTTTCCAGATCCTATGGATGCGCCCGATTTTGCGCCGCTTGCAAGTGGCGGCGATCTGAGCGAGAATTGCTTGCTTAGCGCTTATAGCGCAGGGATATTTCCGTGGTTTAATGAGGATGAGCCGATTTTATGGTGGTCGCCCGATCCGCGCGCAGTGCTTGATCCGCGTGAAGTGCGCGTGCAAAAGTCCATCAAGCCCTATCTTAAGCGATATGAAGTAAAATTTGACGCAAATTTTAAGGGATTCATCGAGCGCTGCAAAGACGTGCGCAAAAAAGAGAGCGACGGCACGTGGATCAGCGAGCAGATCGTGCAGGCTTACTCGCGTTTGGCAGCAGACGGTTACGCTCACAGCGTCGAAGCATACGAGGACGGCGAGCTTGTGGGTGGGCTATACGGGCTAATTTTTGGGCGGGTATTTTGCGGCGAGAGTATGCTGAGCCTAAAGAGCAACGCTTCGAAAGTCGCGCTGATTAGGCTTTGTGAGGTGCTTGCAAATTTCGGCTTTCTAATCGACTGCCAGATTATGAACGAGCATCTGAAATTTATGGGCGCTAAAGAGATGCCGCGAGCGGAATTCCTCGCTCTATTTGCTGAGCTTAGCGCGCAAGATAGCGGCTTTGAGCGCTTTGCGGATCTTAAAGTTCCGCGCGGAGCGTAGCATTGAGCCAAAGCTTGAAATGCAGCAGCGTAAAAAATACGCGGAATTTAGAATTTTAAAGAAATAAGATGTGGCAAAGAGATAAAAGCTCCTCAGTCGGTATGATTATCGTGATGTTTATATTCGTGCCGGCGGCGCTTTTCGTATTTTTGGCGATTTTATATTTTTGGGGCAGCACCGAACGCAAATTACCGCGCCTGGATGTTAATGAAACCAACAGCGCGATCCGCGGCGCGATAATCGCAAAAGACAACTACGTCGCGGCAAATTCCGTCAAACTCTACAAAGTTAGCGTCGATGCGCGAAGCATCGATAAAAACAAGCTTGATCTTTTCGTGCGGCTCTATTGCATTTATACGGGCGATAGCGAAAAGCGTGTCAAAAGCGCGATCGAGGGCTCTGGCGGCACGACCGTGCTGTCGTATAAGATCGACGCCAAAACCGCCGTGCATCTAAAAGAGCTTGCGTATAAGCTAAATTTAAAAAAGGTATTCGTTAGCTTCATGGGCTCAAACGGCAGGCTAAATCCGCCTATTCGCATGAGCGTGAGCGAAAGCGGCGAGAAGCGCAGCTACAATGTCGGCGATTCACTCACTCCGTTAATCGGCTATATCAATAAAAAAGAGGTTGATGGTATCACCAAGGTTAGCGGAATTAAGGGGATCGAGAAGTACTATGAGTATTATCTAGCGCCCGTTAGAGATGAGTTTATCGTGGGTCCGCGCGATATCGGCGGCAACATCATTCTAGAGCGCAGTAGCAAAAAAACGGGCAGGATCGACGGCTACAATGTCCGTCTAAGCGTGCCGCTAACGCTGCAAAGAAAGATAGAGCGCCTAAGCGATGAGGGCGCTGATAATTACGATGCGCGAGAAATCGTGGTAGGCATTATGAACTCTAAAACGGGCAAAATTTTATCCCTCGCGACCAACGCCCGCTATGATCCCTCAAACATCACAAAAAACGATCTTAAGAATTTAAATTTTACCGCGAGCGAATACGCCTACGAAGTGGGCTCGATTATGAAGCCGATAATTTTCGCAATCGCCTACGACGCCAAAGCTGTCAAACCGGGCGAGATTATCAATACCCATAACGGCAGCTATAAGCTTGGTACTCGTACGATCCGCGACACGCACCCGGCTAAGCAGATGAGCGGCGAGGAGATCATCATCCACAGCTCAAACATCGGAATGATTAAAATTTCAGAGCG
This window harbors:
- the aat gene encoding leucyl/phenylalanyl-tRNA--protein transferase, whose product is MARFYDFPDPMDAPDFAPLASGGDLSENCLLSAYSAGIFPWFNEDEPILWWSPDPRAVLDPREVRVQKSIKPYLKRYEVKFDANFKGFIERCKDVRKKESDGTWISEQIVQAYSRLAADGYAHSVEAYEDGELVGGLYGLIFGRVFCGESMLSLKSNASKVALIRLCEVLANFGFLIDCQIMNEHLKFMGAKEMPRAEFLALFAELSAQDSGFERFADLKVPRGA
- a CDS encoding peptidoglycan D,D-transpeptidase FtsI family protein, whose translation is MWQRDKSSSVGMIIVMFIFVPAALFVFLAILYFWGSTERKLPRLDVNETNSAIRGAIIAKDNYVAANSVKLYKVSVDARSIDKNKLDLFVRLYCIYTGDSEKRVKSAIEGSGGTTVLSYKIDAKTAVHLKELAYKLNLKKVFVSFMGSNGRLNPPIRMSVSESGEKRSYNVGDSLTPLIGYINKKEVDGITKVSGIKGIEKYYEYYLAPVRDEFIVGPRDIGGNIILERSSKKTGRIDGYNVRLSVPLTLQRKIERLSDEGADNYDAREIVVGIMNSKTGKILSLATNARYDPSNITKNDLKNLNFTASEYAYEVGSIMKPIIFAIAYDAKAVKPGEIINTHNGSYKLGTRTIRDTHPAKQMSGEEIIIHSSNIGMIKISERLEGQAIYDGLMNFGMSQKTGIDLPYEQSGNIPSIKSLNNKIYKATISYGYGAQMTFLQMLNAYTVFNNGGVMISPRLVENLENNGKTYIVNESETRQVISKPTADVIKGILIKTVESGTGRKGRVAGLQIGGKTGTARIAKGGGYSSAYNSSFFGFANDADTSYTIGVLVREPKRGSYYAAQNALPIFKRAVGILIEEGYLKPAADANATQKVEIKDEAVEIKD